In the Sus scrofa isolate TJ Tabasco breed Duroc chromosome 7, Sscrofa11.1, whole genome shotgun sequence genome, one interval contains:
- the LOC110261552 gene encoding myeloid-associated differentiation marker-like — translation MLATSTATTSTKAFTFSPSDFCSWTFMRYFLRLLQLLSTCVAFSLVASMGTWMGAVSNWSMFIWCFCSTMTIFILIVELCGLQSHFPFSWFNFLIIYTCYAALFCISASIIYLTSYIWFFPPGRSQDHAIAATAFSCIASLAYAMEVAWAWTWIWLGLITGYMATVPGLFKGLEIFMACVIFAFISSPLLYQHQPALVWCVAVYAICFLLAVTALLLNWCNWDNSLPIPFPIFQLGLTLLSVLLYTSALVLWPLYQFDEKVDSQPQKSRDMSCSEGLTYYLCTWDQRLAVAILTATNLLLYVVDLVSLTCMVFGGTKDQPRGS, via the coding sequence ATGCTTGCGACCAGTACAGCCACCACATCCACCAAGGCCTTCACGTTCTCGCCCTCAGACTTTTGCTCCTGGACCTTCATGAGGTACTTCCTCCGCCTCCTGCAGCTGCTCTCCACCTGTGTGGCCTTCTCCCTGGTGGCCAGCATGGGCACTTGGATGGGGGCCGTAAGTAACTGGTCCATGTTCATCTGGTGCTTCTGCTCCACCATGACCATCTTCATCCTCATAGTTGAATTATGTGGGCTCCAGTCTCACTTCCCCTTCTCCTGGTTCAACTTTCTCATCATCTACACCTGCTATGCTGCCCTCTTCTGCATCTCGGCCTCCATCATTTACCTCACCTCTTACATCTGGTTCTTCCCTCCTGGCCGCTCCCAGGATCATGCTATTGCAGCCACTGCATTCTCCTGCATCGCTTCACTGGcttatgccatggaagtggcctgGGCCTGGACCTGGATCTGGCTGGGTTTAATCACCGGCTACATGGCCACGGTGCCAGGCCTGTTCAAGGGGCTGGAGATTTTCATGGCCTGTGTCATCTTCGCCTTCATCAGCAGCCCCCTCCTGTACCAGCACCAGCCGGCCCTGGTGTGGTGCGTGGCCGTGTATGCCATCTGTTTCCTTCTGGCTGTCACGGCCCTCCTGCTGAACTGGTGTAACTGGGACAACAGCCTGCCGATCCCCTTCCCCATTTTCCAGCTGGGGCTCACCCTGCTCTCCGTCCTCCTCTACACCAGCGCACTGGTGCTCTGGCCTCTCTACCAGTTTGATGAGAAGGTGGACAGCCAGCCCCAGAAGTCTAGGGATATGAGCTGCAGTGAAGGGCTCACCTACTACTTGTGCACCTGGGACCAAAGACTGGCTGTGGCCATCCTGACAGCCACCAACCTGCTGCTCTATGTGGTTGACCTGGTGTCCTTGACCTGCATGGTTTTTGGAGGAACTAAAGATCAGCCCAGGGGCTCCtga
- the LOC100520032 gene encoding myeloid-associated differentiation marker-like, with protein sequence MQETETQTTFWTTSPTTSLSSGLDSPNILVLIQILRLFRVLQLLSTCVAFSMEASTGTWIGGIGSWSLFIWCFCFVVTLIILIVEFCELQSRIPFYWYNFPINYACHAALFCLLASIIYSTTYVHLLPPGPTRDQAITASAFSCIAAVAYVTEVVWIWACYLPGEFTGFTTVPMLLKGLENLVACVIFAFISSPYLYQHQPALVWCVAVYAICFLLDIVALLQGLVDCDNRLPFFSILLLVMNLLSVLLYASALVLWPLYQFEEKLGGQPQRSSDAGCRDEVTYLMCTWDQRLAVAVLTAINLLIYVADLVYWSRMVFVIIKDLPQGS encoded by the coding sequence ATGCAAGAGACAGAGACCCAAACGACATTCTGGACGACCTCACCCACCACATCCCTGTCCTCAGGCCTGGACTCCCCAAACATCCTGGTTCTGATCCAAATCCTGAGACTCTTCCGCGTGCTGCAGCTGCTCTCCACCTGTGTGGCCTTCTCCATGGAGGCCAGCACAGGCACTTGGATAGGTGGCATAGGTAGCTGGTCCCTGTTCATCTGGTGCTTCTGCTTTGTCGTGACCCTCATCATCCTCATAGTCGAGTTCTGCGAGCTCCAGTCCCGCATCCCCTTCTACTGGTACAATTTTCCCATCAATTACGCCTGCCATGCGGCCCTCTTCTGTCTCTTGGCCTCCATCATCTACTCCACCACCTACGTCCACCTCTTGCCTCCTGGCCCCACCCGGGACCAAGCCATCACTGCCAGTGCGTTCTCCTGCATCGCTGCCGTGGCTTATGTCACCGAAGTGGTCTGGATCTGGGCTTGTTACCTGCCTGGTGAGTTCACTGGCTTTACGACTGTGCCAATGCTGTTGAAGGGGCTGGAGAACTTAGTGGCCTGTGTCATCTTCGCCTTCATCAGCAGTCCCTACCTGTACCAGCACCAGCCGGCCCTGGTGTGGTGTGTGGCCGTGTATGCCATCTGCTTCCTTCTGGATATTGTGGCCCTCCTTCAGGGCCTGGTGGACTGTGACAATAGACTGCCCTTCTTCTCCATTTTGCTGTTGGTAATGAATCTGCTCTCCGTCCTCCTCTACGCCAGCGCTCTAGTCCTCTGGCCTCTCTACCAGTTCGAAGAGAAGTTGGGAGGCCAACCCCAGCGGTCCAGTGATGCCGGCTGCAGAGATGAGGTCACCTACCTTATGTGCACTTGGGACCAGCGACTGGCTGTGGCCGTCCTGACAGCCATCAACCTGCTGATTTATGTGGCTGACCTGGTGTACTGGTCCCGCATGGTTTTTGTCATCATTAAGGATCTGCCCCAGGGCTCCTGA